A portion of the Glycine max cultivar Williams 82 chromosome 10, Glycine_max_v4.0, whole genome shotgun sequence genome contains these proteins:
- the LOC100814107 gene encoding 1-acyl-sn-glycerol-3-phosphate acyltransferase 2 gives MTAVVVVPLGLLFFASGLIVNLIQAICYVVVRPVSKNLYRRMNRVVAELLWLELVWIIDWWAGVKVQVFTDPETFRSMGKEHALVISNHRSDIDWLVGWVLAQRSGCLGSTLAVMKKSSKFLPVIGWSMWFSEYLFLERSWAKDERTLKSGLQQLRDFPLPFWLALFVEGTRFTQAKLLAAQEYAASAGLPVPRNVLIPRTKGFVSAVNHMRSFVPAIYDVTVAIPKSSPAPTMLRLFRGKSSVVHVHIKRHAMKDLPEEDEAVAQWCRDMFVAKDTLLDKHIAEDTFSDQELQDTGRPIKSLVVVISWACVVVMGVVKFLQWSSLLSSWKGVAFSAFGLGVVTLLMHILIMFSQSERSTPTKVAPAKSKNSEQLEARDNKQD, from the exons ATGACTGCAGTTGTGGTCGTCCCATTGGGCCTTCTCTTCTTCGCTTCCGGCCTCATCGTTAACCTCATTCAG GCAATATGCTACGTGGTTGTGCGGCCGGTGTCGAAGAATCTGTACCGGCGGATGAACAGGGTGGTGGCGGAGCTGCTCTGGCTGGAGCTCGTGTGGATTATTGATTGGTGGGCCGGTGTTAAG gtTCAAGTATTCACAGATCCTGAAACCTTTCGTTCAATGG GTAAAGAGCATGCTCTTGTTATCTCCAATCACAGAAGTGACATTGATTGGCTTGTTGGATGGGTTTTAGCTCAG CGTTCAGGTTGCCTTGGCAGCACTCTTGCTGTGATGAAGAAATCATCGAAGTTTCTACCG GTCATTGGTTGGTCAATGTGGTTTTCTGAATATCTTTTCCTGGAGAGAAGTTGGGCCAAGGATGAACGCACATTAAAG TCAGGCCTACAGCAACTGAGGGATTTCCCTCTTCCCTTTTGGTTGGCTCTCTTTGTAGAAGGAACTCGCTTTACACAGGCCAAACTATTAGCTGCTCAGGAGTATGCAGCCTCAGCTGGATTGCCTGTTCCAAGAAATGTTTTGATTCCAAGAACTAAG GGTTTTGTTTCAGCAGTAAACCATATGCGCTCTTTTGTTCCTGCCATTTATGATGTAACTGTGGCAATTCCCAAGAGTTCACCTGCTCCTACAATGCTAAGACTCTTCAGAGGGAAATCTTCAGTG GTTCATGTGCATATTAAGCGGCATGCAATGAAGGATTTgccagaagaagatgaagctGTTGCTCAATGGTGTCGAGATATGTTTGTGGCTAAG GATACATTGTTAGACAAACATATAGCTGAGGACACATTCAGTGATCAAGAGCTGCAGGATACCGGTCGACCCATAAAGTCTCTAGTG GTTGTCATATCGTGGGCATGTGTCGTTGTTATGGGGGTCGTAAAGTTCCTCCAATGGTCATCACTACTATCCTCCTGGAAGGGTGTTGCATTTTCAGCATTTGGTTTGGGAGTTGTTACTCTACTCATGCACATCTTGATCATGTTCTCACAATCTGAGCGTTCAACCCCTACCAAGGTTGCCCCTGCAAAGTCCAAGAATAGCGAACAACTGGAGGCTAGGGATAACAAACAAGACTAG
- the LOC102669781 gene encoding uncharacterized protein, whose translation MRTAISKNLFSSYQVGSLKEDVNILQYAYDTLFFGTANSANVRALKSILRCYELVSGLKNNYAKSQFGCLGKSEGWCRDAAHFLNCSQLGIPFSYLGIPVGSNPKSWSVWQPIINKFETKLASWKHTCLSMGGRITIINSVLTALPIYLLSFYRIPKKVVHKIVSIQRNFLWGGDNETTKIPWVKWDTVCLSKIRGGLGIKDLNKFNQALLGKWGWQLANNQHQLWARTLLSKYGGWHALLYGRSSADISPWWKDLKSVFEQQHHNSLTSNLR comes from the coding sequence ATGAGGACAGCCATATCTAAGAACTTGTTCAGCAGCTATCAAGTGGGAAGTTTGAAAGAGGATGTCAATATTCTGCAATATGCATATGACACTTTGTTTTTTGGAACTGCAAATTCGGCCAATGTTAGAGCTTTAAAGTCTATTCTGAGATGCTATGAGCTGGTTTCAGGCCTCAAGAACAATTATGCTAAAAGTCAGTTCGGTTGTTTGGGCAAATCAGAGGGTTGGTGTAGAGATGCAGCTCATTTCCTTAACTGCAGCCAGCTGGGTATTCCTTTCTCTTATCTTGGAATTCCAGTGGGGTCAAACCCTAAAAGCTGGAGCGTTTGGCAGCCTATCATCAACAAGTTTGAGACCAAGTTGGCATCTTGGAAGCATACATGTCTCTCGATGGGGGGTAGAATCACCATCATCAATTCTGTTTTGACAGCTTTGCCCATCTACTTGCTGTCTTTTTACAGAATCCCCAAAAAAGTAGTTCATAAGATAGTATCTATTCAGAGAAACTTTCTTTGGGGAGGTGACAATGAGACAACTAAGATCCCTTGGGTCAAATGGGATACAGTTTGTCTTTCTAAAATCAGAGGGGGGTTAGGAATTAAAGACTTGAACAAGTTTAATCAGGCCTTGCTTGGCAAATGGGGTTGGCAGTTGGCAAATAATCAGCACCAGCTTTGGGCAAGAACCTTATTGTCCAAATATGGAGGTTGGCATGCCTTACTATATGGCAGAAGCAGTGCAGACATTTCTCCTTGGTGGAAGGATTTAAAATCTGTCTTCGAGCAGCAGCACCACAATAGTTTGACCAGTAACTTGAGGTGA
- the LOC102669656 gene encoding uncharacterized protein codes for MGQYVDNRWDWKIQWRRNFFEHEIDMVAAFMDEIDGVQIHLSSLGYLSWRVDPTGSYSTKSAYNLLMDDGSSDNEDSASRIMWNLKIPPRASAFSWRIFKNRLPTKANLRRRQVDLPSYRCPLCDVEEESVGHVMFSCTTNRSLWWEVLRWVSRVGPFPIDPKNHFIQFSHWNSKSYIEKRWAVLWIALSMTIWKHRNSVVFNNQIFNPEKVMDEALFHTWSWLKCMDKDFHIHFNQWSTSLREELS; via the coding sequence ATGGGTCAATATGTTGACAATAGGTGGGATTGGAAGATACAATGGAGGAGAAATTTCTTTGAGCATGAAATTGATATGGTGGCAGCTTTCATGGATGAGATTGATGGGGTTCAGATTCACCTTTCTAGCTTGGGTTACCTCTCTTGGAGGGTTGATCCTACTGGGTCTTATTCCACAAAGTCAGCATACAACCTCTTGATGGATGATGGCAGTTCTGATAATGAAGACAGTGCTTCCAGGATTATGTGGAATCTGAAAATTCCTCCAAGAGCAAGTGCCTTCTCTTGGAGAATTTTCAAAAACAGATTGCCTACTAAGGCTAATCTAAGAAGGAGGCAGGTGGATCTACCTTCTTATAGATGCCCTTTATGTGATGTTGAGGAGGAAAGTGTTGGTCACGTCATGTTCTCTTGCACAACAAATAGGAGTCTTTGGTGGGAGGTTTTGAGATGGGTTAGTAGAGTGGGCCCTTTCCCCATTGACCCTAAAAATCATTTCATACAATTCTCTCATTGGAACAGCAAAAGCTATATAGAAAAGAGATGGGCAGTGCTTTGGATAGCTTTATCCATGACTATTTGGAAGCATAGAAATTCAGTGGTTTTTAATAACCAGATTTTCAACCCCGAAAAAGTCATGGATGAAGCTTTATTCCACACTTGGTCATGGTTAAAATGTATGGACAAAGATTTCCAtattcatttcaaccaatggTCTACTAGCTTGAGGGAAGAGCTGTCTTAG